A stretch of DNA from Thermodesulfobacteriota bacterium:
GTGCTGGGCCTGGCCCAGTCCACCGCCTCCCGGCACCTCCAGGTCTTGGAGGAGGCGGGGTTCGTGGCGTCGTCCCGCGAGGGGCCGTGGAAGAACTACCGCATCCACCCCGCTCCGAGCCCCCTGGTC
This window harbors:
- a CDS encoding helix-turn-helix domain-containing protein; this encodes VLGLAQSTASRHLQVLEEAGFVASSREGPWKNYRIHPAPSPLVQGLLAPLRLAAAGDAEAAELRRQAAAVCREELCGRSAA